One stretch of Nomascus leucogenys isolate Asia chromosome 7b, Asia_NLE_v1, whole genome shotgun sequence DNA includes these proteins:
- the EDNRA gene encoding endothelin-1 receptor isoform X2 gives METHCLRASFWLALVGCVISDNPERYGTNLSNHVDDFTTFRGTELSFLVTTHQPTNLVLPSNGSMHNYCPQQTKITSAFKYINTVISCTIFIVGMVGNATLLRIIYQNKCMRNGPNALIASLALGDLIYVVIDLPINVFKLLAGRWPFDHNDFGVFLCKLFPFLQKSSVGITVLNLCALSVDSRLKAPFRGQTWNCKTSFYPHSIDQSSHRPAQFKNSTEEVVKHLQLSFNSPHLILF, from the exons ATGGAAACCCATTGCCTCAGGGCATCCTTTTGGCTGGCACTTGTTGGATGTGTAATCAGTGATAATCCTGAGAGATATGGCACAAATCTAAGCAACCATGTGGATGATTTCACCACTTTTCGTGGCACAGAGCTCAGCTTCCTGGTTACCACTCATCAACCCACTAATTTGGTCCTACCCAGCAATGGCTCAATGCACAACTATTGCCCACAGCAGACTAAAATTACTTCAGCTTTCAAATACATTAACACTGTGATATCTTGTACTATTTTCATCGTGGGAATGGTGGGGAATGCAACTCTGCTCAGGATCATTTACCAGAACAAATGTATGAGGAATGGCCCCAACGCGCTGATAGCCAGTCTTGCCCTTGGAGACCTTATCTATGTGGTCATTGATCTCCCTATCAATGTATTTAAG CTGCTGGCTGGGCGCTGGCCTTTTGATCACAATGACTTTGGCGTATTTCTTTGCAAGCTGTTCCCCTTTTTGCAGAAGTCCTCAGTGGGGATCACCGTCCTCAACCTCTGCGCTCTTAGTGTCGACAG CAGGCTCAAGGCTCCTTTCAGAGGCCAGACCTGGAACTGCAAAACATCATTCTACCCACACTCAATTGATCAAAGTAGTCACAGGCCAGCTCAATTTAAGAACTCAACTGAAGAAGTGGTAAAGCATTTGCAGCTGTCTTTTAATTCACCACACCTGATTCTCTTCTAA